One window of the Rhizorhabdus dicambivorans genome contains the following:
- a CDS encoding ATP-dependent nuclease, with translation MKIFSVVIENFRGIQSAKLVLPDHAVLIGDNNTGKSSVFEAIDLALGPDRLSRRPPVDEHDFYQGRYLPSPDPDAPEDAEPGPAPKITVEVTITNLSPEQEARFGANVEWLNTTTGDFYQEADPAGVDTAEIKAALRVTFVGQYDPDEDDFVGNSYFTRSLSEDETPASFSKKDKQHCGFLFLRSLRTGSRALSLEHGSLLDIILRLKEIRPQMWEGTIGTLAAYDVASDPAIGISGVLESIDKSLKKYVPREWGVKPHLKVSNLTREHLRKVITAFIATGAGDHAAPFFRQGTGTINMLVLAMLSQIAEDKQNVIFAMEEAETAIPPYAQKRIVHELRKLSAQSLFTSHSPYVLEEFSLDETVILSRSDNGQLNQSKIELPESIKHKRYRQDFRTRFCEGLLSRRVLIAEGATEATSFPVVARRLAELNPATYASLEALGVCVIDAGSETQIADLGALYKSLGKRTFALCDKQTDAAKAAIEAQVERLFMHDEKGVEDLILKNTAPAALERFADQLDWPQHLLAKYPDPKAQAAAALADYFGWSKGNWGIAEFLAQCSEAEIPQWLRDACVTLKALCDPPPQPVEADAEGEDDFADLLG, from the coding sequence TTGAAGATATTCTCGGTAGTGATCGAAAATTTTCGCGGCATCCAGTCGGCCAAACTGGTGCTGCCTGATCACGCCGTACTGATCGGCGACAACAATACTGGCAAATCGTCAGTATTCGAGGCGATCGATCTCGCCTTGGGGCCGGACCGGCTGAGCCGGCGACCACCCGTGGATGAACATGATTTCTATCAAGGGCGCTATCTTCCCAGTCCAGACCCCGATGCTCCCGAGGACGCGGAGCCAGGTCCCGCACCGAAAATCACGGTCGAGGTGACGATCACCAATCTGTCGCCGGAGCAGGAGGCACGATTTGGAGCCAACGTCGAGTGGCTGAACACTACTACCGGAGACTTCTATCAGGAGGCCGACCCGGCTGGGGTCGATACTGCCGAGATCAAGGCCGCGCTGCGCGTCACATTCGTCGGCCAATACGATCCTGATGAGGATGACTTCGTCGGCAACAGCTATTTCACGCGCAGCCTGTCAGAGGATGAGACACCTGCATCGTTCTCGAAGAAGGACAAGCAGCACTGCGGATTTCTTTTCCTGCGGTCGTTGAGGACAGGATCTCGGGCGCTCAGCTTGGAACATGGCAGCCTGCTGGACATAATCCTCCGGCTGAAGGAAATCCGGCCGCAGATGTGGGAAGGGACGATCGGAACGCTTGCAGCCTACGATGTCGCGAGCGACCCGGCCATTGGCATCTCGGGCGTGCTCGAGAGCATCGACAAGTCGCTGAAGAAATACGTCCCGCGCGAATGGGGAGTGAAGCCGCACCTTAAGGTGTCGAACCTGACACGCGAGCATTTGCGCAAGGTCATCACCGCGTTCATCGCCACAGGCGCGGGCGATCATGCCGCTCCCTTCTTTCGGCAGGGAACGGGGACGATCAACATGCTGGTGCTCGCGATGCTGTCACAGATCGCCGAGGACAAGCAGAATGTCATTTTTGCGATGGAGGAAGCCGAAACGGCAATTCCGCCATACGCGCAGAAGCGGATTGTCCATGAGCTGCGCAAGCTGTCGGCGCAGTCGCTCTTCACGTCGCACTCGCCGTATGTGCTCGAAGAATTCAGCCTCGACGAAACCGTCATCCTCTCGCGATCGGACAATGGCCAACTGAACCAATCCAAAATCGAGTTGCCGGAGAGCATAAAGCACAAGCGTTATCGGCAGGATTTCCGAACCCGGTTTTGCGAGGGGCTCCTTTCGCGCCGTGTCCTCATCGCCGAAGGTGCGACGGAGGCGACCTCCTTTCCGGTCGTCGCGCGCCGATTGGCGGAGCTCAATCCCGCGACCTATGCGTCTTTGGAAGCCTTGGGCGTCTGCGTGATCGACGCCGGAAGCGAGACCCAGATCGCCGACCTTGGGGCGCTGTACAAAAGTCTCGGAAAACGGACCTTTGCGTTATGCGACAAGCAGACGGATGCTGCCAAAGCAGCCATTGAGGCGCAGGTGGAACGCCTGTTCATGCACGACGAGAAGGGTGTCGAGGATCTGATCCTCAAGAACACCGCGCCGGCCGCACTGGAGCGGTTTGCCGATCAGCTCGATTGGCCGCAGCATCTGCTCGCGAAATACCCCGATCCTAAGGCCCAGGCGGCTGCGGCGCTTGCGGACTATTTTGGCTGGTCGAAAGGCAATTGGGGAATAGCCGAATTTTTGGCCCAGTGCTCTGAAGCCGAAATCCCGCAGTGGCTCCGCGATGCCTGCGTCACCTTGAAAGCGCTGTGCGATCCGCCTCCACAGCCAGTCGAAGCCGACGCCGAAGGCGAAGACGATTTTGCTGATCTGTTAGGATAG
- a CDS encoding nucleotidyl transferase AbiEii/AbiGii toxin family protein has product MAETFLLLSAQDRRDALGVAADRSGRPAHLLEKDVWVVWALSTLYAAPLGDHLVFKGGTSLSKAYQVIHRFSEDVDLTYDIRAIAPDLVGDNGEGVPKTRSEEKRWSSEVRRRLPAWVAETVQPVIANALAAEGLAAAIRVEDDRLFIDYEATAAGSGYVAPSVMLEFGARSTGEPASLRDVSCDAAGLIDGLVFPMARPRVMHAERTFWEKATAIHVFCLQERLRGDRFARHWHDVVRLDEAGFAEAAFADRELANAVARHKSMFFAEKAADRTPINYAAAVSGGLQLVPVGDGAKALRDDYARMVEDGLLFDDGEPFEALMARCTDIAARANRMGA; this is encoded by the coding sequence ATGGCTGAAACCTTCCTGCTCCTCTCGGCTCAGGATCGCCGCGACGCCCTTGGCGTCGCGGCTGATCGTTCGGGGCGGCCCGCGCATCTGCTCGAAAAGGACGTCTGGGTGGTGTGGGCGTTGAGCACGCTCTACGCGGCGCCGCTTGGTGACCATCTGGTGTTCAAGGGCGGCACATCGCTGTCGAAAGCCTATCAGGTCATCCATCGGTTTTCCGAAGATGTCGATCTGACCTACGACATTCGAGCGATTGCGCCCGACTTGGTCGGGGACAATGGCGAGGGTGTGCCGAAAACGCGGAGCGAGGAAAAACGCTGGTCCAGCGAGGTCCGTCGGCGTTTGCCGGCCTGGGTCGCGGAAACCGTGCAGCCCGTGATCGCGAACGCGCTGGCCGCCGAAGGACTGGCGGCGGCTATCCGCGTCGAGGATGACAGGCTCTTCATCGACTATGAGGCGACCGCGGCCGGGTCAGGCTATGTCGCGCCCAGCGTCATGCTGGAGTTTGGCGCCCGCTCGACGGGCGAACCGGCGAGCCTGCGCGATGTCTCCTGCGACGCCGCCGGCCTGATCGACGGACTGGTATTCCCGATGGCGCGGCCGCGAGTCATGCATGCGGAGCGGACCTTCTGGGAGAAGGCGACCGCCATTCACGTCTTCTGCCTCCAGGAGCGGCTGCGCGGCGACCGCTTCGCGCGACACTGGCACGATGTCGTCCGGCTGGATGAAGCCGGCTTCGCGGAAGCTGCTTTCGCCGATCGCGAACTGGCCAACGCTGTCGCCCGGCACAAGTCGATGTTCTTTGCGGAGAAGGCCGCCGACCGCACGCCGATCAACTATGCAGCGGCCGTCAGCGGCGGCCTACAGCTCGTGCCGGTCGGCGATGGCGCGAAGGCGCTGAGGGACGACTATGCCCGCATGGTCGAGGATGGGCTGCTCTTCGATGACGGAGAGCCGTTCGAGGCGCTCATGGCGCGATGTACAGATATAGCTGCGCGGGCTAACCGAATGGGGGCCTAA
- a CDS encoding DUF6088 family protein: MTRLTEQILSHMAGLPEGASVSAKGLLHLGNRAAVDQALSRLAEREQLIRAGRGVYLRPVASRFGTRAPSVEQAVEALASQRGETIVSNGAAAANALGLTTQVPVRSVYLTSGRSRKMNLGKQVVELRHAPRWQLALANRPAGEAVRALAWLGPEKAETALRTLKRKLPPSAFGELVAAAPQLPTWLAQSVGKAAYG; encoded by the coding sequence ATGACACGGCTGACCGAACAGATTCTGTCGCATATGGCGGGTTTGCCCGAGGGCGCTTCTGTGTCCGCTAAGGGGCTGCTCCATCTCGGCAATCGCGCCGCAGTGGACCAGGCCTTGTCGCGTCTGGCCGAACGCGAGCAACTCATCCGGGCTGGGCGCGGTGTCTATCTCCGCCCCGTCGCCAGTCGGTTCGGGACGCGCGCGCCGTCGGTCGAACAGGCTGTGGAGGCCCTTGCCAGCCAGCGTGGCGAGACCATTGTCTCGAACGGTGCGGCGGCCGCAAACGCCCTTGGCCTGACGACACAGGTGCCGGTTCGCTCGGTCTATCTGACTTCTGGGCGCAGCCGGAAGATGAATCTCGGCAAGCAGGTCGTGGAATTGCGCCATGCCCCGCGCTGGCAATTGGCTCTGGCCAACCGGCCGGCGGGAGAGGCCGTCCGGGCCTTGGCCTGGCTCGGCCCGGAGAAAGCCGAAACTGCGCTCAGGACATTGAAGCGAAAGCTGCCGCCCAGCGCATTTGGCGAATTGGTGGCGGCCGCGCCGCAGCTTCCGACATGGTTGGCGCAGAGTGTCGGGAAGGCGGCCTATGGCTGA
- a CDS encoding ArdC family protein — translation MFSKNHSARASSGRTSLYDDITDKIIAELEAGRAPWVQPWGSAAAKAPLAMPRNAATGRHYSGINVLILWGAVIQHGFPGQSWLTFRQALSLGGNVRKGEHGTTVVYADRFTPEDEKRRARETGEDAAAIPFLKRFTVFNAAQCDGLPDNIAAIAPPPPPGLIEPRVEALIEATGIDFRIGGDRAFYVPAHDYVQVPPPQAYFEPINWHRTALHELGHASGHASRLGRDLTGGFGTKKYAFEELVALSGQSAPLATLQ, via the coding sequence ATGTTCAGCAAAAACCACAGTGCCCGCGCCAGTTCAGGCCGGACGAGCCTCTATGACGACATCACCGACAAGATCATCGCCGAGCTTGAGGCGGGCCGTGCGCCCTGGGTCCAGCCATGGGGATCGGCCGCGGCCAAGGCGCCGCTCGCCATGCCCCGCAACGCTGCGACCGGACGGCACTATTCCGGCATCAACGTGCTCATCCTCTGGGGGGCGGTGATCCAGCACGGCTTCCCCGGCCAGAGTTGGCTCACCTTCCGCCAGGCACTGTCGCTGGGCGGCAATGTCCGCAAGGGTGAGCATGGCACGACCGTCGTCTATGCCGACCGCTTCACGCCGGAGGACGAGAAGCGCCGAGCCCGCGAGACCGGCGAGGACGCCGCCGCGATTCCGTTCCTCAAGCGCTTCACCGTCTTCAACGCCGCGCAATGCGACGGCCTGCCGGACAACATCGCCGCCATCGCTCCACCGCCGCCACCCGGCCTCATCGAGCCGCGCGTCGAGGCTCTGATCGAAGCGACGGGCATCGATTTCCGCATCGGCGGCGATCGCGCCTTCTATGTGCCGGCGCACGACTATGTGCAGGTGCCGCCGCCGCAGGCCTATTTCGAGCCGATCAACTGGCACCGCACGGCCCTACACGAACTCGGGCACGCCAGCGGCCATGCCTCCCGACTTGGTCGCGACCTGACCGGCGGCTTCGGCACGAAGAAATACGCCTTCGAGGAGTTGGTGGCCTTATCTGGACAGTCTGCGCCGCTCGCAACTTTGCAGTAA
- a CDS encoding tyrosine-type recombinase/integrase has translation MSIITVCERREARGLDAHVPLILRGDALYDPDLDRFFLDLPLSGVRSRHSLRAYAYDVVVWLRFLDACGKTVWAATRDDVDAYHRERRRDEADHRITAASWNRAVASLDRLYRWGEQHGLITDAPFSRRAVWRPAHGGRRGMIAARNDAYERVARRSDVRFVTMDDYRIFREVGLRGLTPDGTERPGARDRNGLRNALFADLLVTTGLRLEEASGLLAAELAAIDREDGDAQQLWLPLPPPLTKGDRGRSVLLPRRLLRQIAAYVAVERAAGVAKFAARDGATKLERSIPVTRAGLDRMRDICTPEERCRLILYDEDGSPREPAALWLTEVGQPVRPNSWEVIFTRACNRCAENGFPLSINPHQLRHTFAVHMLALLIQQRLREAALPVGPLESYRLILGDPLQQVQRLLGHASLTTTYIYLDHIATRADTVDAAVEELLALLPGPQGA, from the coding sequence GTGTCGATCATTACTGTTTGCGAGCGCCGCGAGGCCAGGGGCCTCGATGCGCATGTGCCGCTGATCCTGCGCGGCGACGCGCTCTATGATCCCGATCTGGATCGCTTCTTTCTCGACCTGCCGTTGTCGGGCGTCCGCTCGCGGCACTCGCTTCGCGCCTATGCCTATGATGTCGTTGTCTGGCTTCGCTTTCTCGATGCCTGCGGCAAGACCGTGTGGGCTGCGACCCGCGACGATGTCGACGCCTATCATCGTGAGCGACGCCGCGACGAGGCCGATCACCGGATAACGGCCGCAAGCTGGAACCGCGCCGTCGCCAGTCTCGATCGCCTTTACCGATGGGGTGAGCAGCACGGGCTGATCACCGACGCGCCGTTCAGCCGCCGCGCCGTGTGGCGACCGGCGCATGGTGGCCGTCGCGGCATGATCGCGGCGCGCAATGACGCCTATGAACGTGTTGCCAGGCGATCAGATGTGCGGTTCGTCACGATGGACGACTACCGTATTTTCCGCGAGGTCGGCCTGCGCGGCCTTACCCCTGACGGCACCGAGCGCCCCGGCGCGCGCGACCGGAACGGGCTGCGCAACGCGCTGTTTGCCGATCTTCTCGTCACCACCGGCCTGCGCCTCGAAGAGGCGTCGGGCCTGCTCGCCGCCGAGCTCGCGGCGATCGACCGCGAGGACGGCGATGCCCAACAACTTTGGCTGCCTCTCCCGCCACCGCTGACCAAGGGCGACCGGGGACGCAGCGTCCTGCTCCCGCGTCGGCTGCTTCGTCAGATTGCCGCTTACGTCGCCGTCGAGCGCGCAGCGGGCGTGGCCAAGTTCGCCGCGCGAGACGGCGCGACCAAGCTCGAACGATCGATCCCTGTCACCCGCGCCGGTCTCGACCGCATGCGCGATATCTGCACCCCGGAGGAACGATGCCGCCTGATCCTGTACGACGAGGATGGATCGCCCCGCGAGCCGGCGGCGCTGTGGCTGACCGAGGTAGGGCAGCCTGTTCGGCCCAACTCGTGGGAGGTGATCTTCACCCGCGCCTGCAACCGGTGCGCGGAGAACGGCTTCCCGCTGTCGATCAACCCGCACCAGCTTCGCCACACATTCGCAGTCCATATGCTCGCCTTGCTGATCCAGCAGCGGTTGCGCGAAGCGGCATTGCCGGTCGGACCGCTGGAGAGCTATCGGCTGATCCTCGGCGACCCGCTGCAGCAGGTGCAACGCCTGCTTGGCCACGCCAGCCTCACCACCACCTATATCTACCTCGACCATATCGCGACGCGCGCCGATACGGTGGACGCGGCCGTCGAGGAGCTGCTTGCGCTGCTGCCGGGACCGCAGGGCGCATGA
- a CDS encoding integrase — MTMPVHAQAPAFDDRPVLASAPLKEGHTREALSRVGDPSWDLGPAVFRENARRCHVTVHFHVLEHADVQAAMRAYLYARLNADLPGYRTKLPPACIRQAFNRARRFFAFARERLGRLDVSRIDQPLLDAYARHLRDDPARRPVIVGHLLEVVSDLYYYRDHLDSGGLAFEPWAGQAPARVAGYRHVRENRTPRFPEEVIAALLAWSLRYVTIFADDILAARRELARLEVRRDRLAAADAGLPDPDRRQRRRTRLKAYFGRRRREGRGAPIWGTAHNGKLRVDPNTGAVTPPINAHLLHLHVGIDVQAEPGAHLLLTGGEARLIDAVAAELGVEVGGMDTPITIDPDSGRPWRERFDAKTLAHEERMLQAAAYIVCAYLTGMRDCEVQAMRRGCLSIARSEDGLIERHRIRSTIYKRRAAVGEAASWVTIEPVAAAIMVLERLSAGPARASGSDTLWPVLRASAVSKTHLSSEVVRQLNTFRDHLNSAFGTPDEPVIPPGPDGKPWRITTRQFRRTIAWHIANRPFGTIAGMIQYKHASVAAFEGYAGTSASGFRAEVEAQRRLGQIDDLLDYFDRRQGGASLGGPAGPRIARTLDDAAVRQGPLPAMIADRARLRVMLASVARTFHVGPLADCFFDPATALCLKRVTTPDPAGPLTALCEPTRCPNACITARHRPAWERAAADARAHLRERRISDLQRQALQRELDRLSVVIAGIDPPAP, encoded by the coding sequence ATGACCATGCCCGTTCATGCCCAGGCGCCCGCTTTCGACGATCGCCCCGTGCTGGCGAGCGCGCCACTCAAGGAAGGCCATACCCGCGAGGCGCTATCGCGCGTCGGCGACCCGAGCTGGGATCTCGGTCCCGCCGTCTTCCGCGAGAACGCCCGGCGCTGCCACGTCACCGTGCATTTCCACGTGCTCGAACATGCCGATGTGCAGGCGGCGATGCGCGCCTATCTCTACGCCCGCCTCAACGCCGATCTCCCCGGCTATCGGACGAAGTTACCACCCGCCTGTATCCGCCAGGCATTCAACCGTGCCCGCCGGTTCTTCGCCTTCGCCCGCGAGCGGCTCGGACGGCTCGACGTTTCCCGTATCGATCAGCCATTGCTCGATGCCTATGCCCGTCATCTCCGTGACGATCCTGCCCGACGACCCGTCATCGTCGGCCACCTCCTCGAAGTGGTCTCAGATCTCTATTACTATCGCGACCACCTCGATAGCGGAGGCCTTGCATTCGAGCCTTGGGCCGGACAGGCGCCCGCCCGCGTTGCGGGCTACCGCCATGTCCGGGAGAACCGCACGCCGCGCTTCCCGGAAGAGGTCATCGCCGCGCTACTCGCCTGGTCGTTGCGCTACGTCACCATATTCGCGGACGATATCCTCGCCGCCCGCCGCGAGCTTGCGCGGCTCGAAGTGCGCCGGGATCGCCTTGCCGCCGCCGATGCCGGCCTTCCAGACCCTGATCGCCGGCAACGTCGCCGCACCCGCCTGAAGGCCTATTTCGGCCGCCGACGCCGCGAGGGGCGCGGCGCGCCGATCTGGGGCACCGCTCATAACGGCAAGCTGCGCGTCGACCCCAACACCGGCGCAGTGACCCCACCGATCAACGCACATCTCCTGCATCTCCATGTCGGGATCGACGTGCAGGCCGAGCCTGGCGCGCATCTTCTGCTGACAGGCGGTGAAGCGAGGTTGATCGACGCAGTGGCGGCCGAGCTGGGGGTAGAGGTCGGCGGCATGGACACGCCGATCACGATCGATCCTGACAGCGGTCGGCCGTGGCGCGAGCGCTTCGATGCGAAGACTCTCGCACACGAGGAACGGATGCTTCAAGCCGCTGCCTATATCGTGTGCGCCTACCTGACCGGCATGCGCGACTGCGAGGTGCAGGCGATGCGGCGCGGGTGTCTCTCTATCGCGCGCAGCGAGGACGGCCTGATCGAGCGCCATCGCATCCGGTCGACCATCTACAAGCGCCGGGCGGCGGTGGGCGAGGCGGCGAGCTGGGTGACGATCGAGCCGGTCGCCGCCGCGATCATGGTGCTCGAACGCCTGTCGGCAGGGCCGGCGCGCGCCAGCGGCAGCGATACGCTCTGGCCGGTGCTGCGCGCGAGCGCCGTCTCCAAGACGCATCTGTCGAGCGAGGTGGTCCGCCAGCTCAACACCTTCCGCGACCACCTCAACAGCGCCTTCGGCACCCCCGATGAGCCGGTCATCCCGCCCGGACCCGATGGCAAGCCGTGGCGCATCACGACGCGGCAGTTCCGGCGCACGATCGCGTGGCACATCGCCAACCGTCCGTTCGGCACCATCGCCGGCATGATCCAGTACAAGCACGCCTCGGTCGCCGCGTTCGAAGGCTATGCCGGGACCAGCGCATCAGGGTTTCGCGCCGAGGTCGAGGCGCAGCGTCGGCTCGGTCAGATTGACGATCTGCTGGACTATTTCGACCGGCGTCAGGGCGGCGCATCGCTCGGTGGACCGGCGGGACCGCGCATCGCGCGGACGCTCGACGATGCCGCCGTCAGACAAGGGCCTTTGCCCGCCATGATCGCCGATCGCGCCCGCCTGCGCGTCATGCTCGCCAGCGTCGCGCGCACCTTCCATGTCGGCCCGCTCGCGGATTGCTTCTTCGATCCCGCGACCGCGCTCTGCCTCAAGCGCGTGACGACCCCCGATCCGGCAGGGCCGCTCACTGCCCTGTGCGAGCCGACCCGCTGTCCCAACGCCTGCATCACCGCCCGCCACAGGCCGGCCTGGGAACGCGCGGCGGCCGATGCCAGGGCGCACTTACGCGAACGGCGCATCTCCGATCTCCAGCGTCAGGCTCTCCAGCGCGAGCTGGATCGCCTGAGCGTGGTGATTGCCGGGATCGACCCTCCCGCGCCGTAG
- a CDS encoding ArdC family protein, producing MSASQRSDVYARVTQAIVDAIEAGTGTWRMPWHHSGADVTRPTNVASGKPYRGINTVSLWAAAYGSGYASGVWGTYRQWQALGAQVRKGEHASLGVLWKEFHAKGDDASDDDDHRRLFAKAFGLFNADQVDGYAPKPGPDLPESERLAAAEAFIAALGIDTVYGSASAYYHIAEDRIHMPDFSAFHDAHGFYATRIHEAAHASGAAHRLDRDFSAKWTRHALAMEEATAELTASFLLADLGIAHEPRPDHAAYIASWLQLLKDEPRAIFTAASKAQAAADWMHAQQP from the coding sequence ATGTCAGCCTCACAACGCTCAGACGTCTATGCTCGCGTCACGCAAGCGATCGTCGACGCCATCGAAGCCGGCACCGGCACCTGGCGCATGCCATGGCATCATTCCGGCGCCGACGTCACCCGCCCGACCAACGTCGCCAGCGGCAAGCCCTATCGCGGCATAAATACGGTCTCGCTCTGGGCGGCCGCCTATGGCAGCGGCTATGCGAGCGGGGTCTGGGGCACCTATCGCCAGTGGCAGGCGCTCGGCGCGCAGGTCCGCAAGGGTGAGCACGCCAGCCTCGGTGTCCTCTGGAAGGAGTTTCACGCGAAGGGCGACGACGCCAGCGACGATGACGACCATCGACGGCTTTTCGCCAAGGCGTTCGGCCTGTTCAACGCCGATCAGGTCGATGGCTATGCGCCCAAACCGGGGCCGGACCTGCCCGAGAGCGAACGCCTCGCCGCCGCCGAAGCCTTCATCGCCGCCCTCGGCATCGATACTGTCTACGGCTCGGCCAGCGCCTATTATCACATCGCCGAAGACCGCATCCACATGCCGGATTTCAGCGCCTTCCACGACGCTCACGGCTTCTATGCCACCCGTATTCACGAGGCCGCTCATGCCAGTGGCGCAGCCCATCGGCTCGACCGGGATTTCAGCGCCAAGTGGACCAGGCACGCGCTCGCGATGGAGGAAGCGACCGCCGAGCTGACCGCCTCGTTCCTGCTCGCCGATCTCGGGATCGCCCACGAGCCGCGGCCCGACCACGCCGCCTATATCGCTTCCTGGCTCCAACTCCTGAAGGATGAGCCGCGGGCGATCTTCACCGCAGCCAGCAAGGCGCAGGCCGCCGCTGACTGGATGCACGCCCAGCAGCCATGA
- a CDS encoding ArsI/CadI family heavy metal resistance metalloenzyme, with translation MKRIHLHVSVPDLGASIQFYETLFGAAPVVVKDDYAKWMLDDPKVNFAISERARAAGIDHIGIQVDSADELGALAGRLKAAGAETFDQEATTCCYAQSDKSWVRDPAGVRWETFFTFGEATSYGEDEVLPEPAAACCGPADAPAPKQACC, from the coding sequence ATGAAGCGCATCCATCTGCACGTCAGCGTGCCCGATCTCGGCGCGTCGATCCAGTTCTACGAGACGCTGTTCGGCGCCGCGCCCGTCGTCGTGAAGGACGACTACGCCAAGTGGATGCTCGACGATCCCAAGGTCAACTTCGCGATCTCCGAGCGCGCGCGCGCGGCCGGCATCGACCATATCGGCATCCAGGTCGACAGCGCCGATGAGCTCGGCGCGCTCGCCGGTCGCCTCAAGGCCGCCGGGGCGGAGACGTTCGATCAGGAAGCGACCACCTGCTGCTACGCGCAGTCGGACAAGAGCTGGGTCCGCGATCCCGCCGGCGTGCGCTGGGAGACCTTCTTCACCTTCGGTGAGGCGACCAGCTACGGCGAGGACGAGGTGCTGCCCGAGCCCGCCGCGGCCTGCTGCGGCCCCGCCGATGCGCCCGCGCCAAAGCAGGCGTGCTGCTGA
- a CDS encoding ArsR/SmtB family transcription factor, whose translation MDANAAVASLSALAHPGRLEVFRLLVRAGAEGMASGDIARATGHVPQTLSGNLNILGHAGLVSSRREGRSIIYTADYARMTDLLGFLMEDCCGGAPEICAPLADVVTRAACCQPGAVQ comes from the coding sequence ATGGACGCGAACGCTGCCGTCGCCTCGCTCTCGGCGCTCGCGCATCCGGGCCGCCTCGAGGTCTTTCGCCTGCTGGTCCGCGCCGGCGCCGAGGGCATGGCCTCGGGCGATATCGCGCGCGCGACGGGCCATGTCCCGCAGACGCTCTCGGGCAACCTCAACATCCTCGGCCACGCCGGGCTCGTGTCGTCGCGGCGCGAGGGCCGGTCGATCATCTACACCGCTGATTATGCCCGCATGACCGACCTGCTCGGCTTCCTGATGGAGGATTGCTGCGGCGGCGCCCCGGAGATCTGTGCTCCGCTCGCCGACGTGGTCACCAGGGCCGCCTGCTGCCAACCCGGAGCCGTTCAATGA
- a CDS encoding arsenate reductase ArsC, with protein MTDRVFNVLFLCTGNSARSILAESALNKLGEGRFRGYSAGSFPKGAVNPDALRLLERIGYPTEGLHSKSWEEFSVPDAPVMDFVFTVCDDAAGETCPVWPGHPMTAHWGIEDPSHVEGNDIERERAFVTALRYLENRIKLFMALPFDQLDVMALRAHVREIGQGEGASNRRGDAA; from the coding sequence ATGACCGACCGTGTTTTCAATGTCCTGTTCCTCTGCACGGGTAACTCGGCCCGCTCGATCCTCGCCGAGAGCGCACTGAACAAGCTCGGCGAAGGCCGGTTCCGCGGCTATTCCGCAGGCAGCTTCCCCAAGGGCGCGGTCAACCCCGACGCGCTGAGGCTGCTGGAGCGCATCGGTTACCCGACCGAAGGCCTTCACTCGAAGAGCTGGGAAGAGTTCTCCGTGCCGGACGCGCCGGTGATGGATTTCGTGTTCACCGTTTGCGACGATGCGGCGGGCGAGACGTGTCCGGTCTGGCCCGGCCATCCGATGACCGCCCATTGGGGCATCGAAGATCCGAGCCATGTCGAGGGCAACGACATCGAGCGCGAGCGCGCCTTCGTGACAGCGCTGCGCTATCTCGAGAACCGCATCAAGCTGTTCATGGCGCTGCCGTTCGACCAGCTCGACGTGATGGCATTGAGGGCACATGTCCGCGAGATCGGTCAGGGCGAAGGCGCGAGCAACCGGCGCGGGGACGCCGCGTGA